Proteins from one Halovivax limisalsi genomic window:
- a CDS encoding ABC transporter ATP-binding protein — protein sequence MSMESPIESSDSTAEPIISVNNLQTAFFTEKETIRAVDGISFEIHPGETVGIVGESGSGKSVTARSLMGLVDSPGRVLQGSTVRFNHLDTVQAYAEQFPDRTADIGRLSETYDPESVFDHPSVEATPGEFGFDREADVPLEVLVGAGFTEPFDGVSDDDFVFVVDGDPETPASITNGFVEITNLSGESQRLMRGGRIAMIFQDPLTSLNPVYTVGNQIKEALKLHQGLTGEEATQEAANLLEAVGIPDARRRVTEYPHQFSGGMRQRAVIAMALACEPDMLICDEPTTALDVTIQAQILDLLREIQDDRDVGIMFITHDMGVIADVTDRVNVMYAGEIVESADVETLFAEPKHPYTNGLLRAIPGTQTGDRLETIEGNVPTPNEKATYCRFQPRCPKAFEECSVVHPSSVPVDTETDDHTAACLLYPEDMSTERAVNLHQQHGYATDDSGTSGGGEYE from the coding sequence ATGTCCATGGAATCACCAATCGAATCGAGCGACTCGACGGCGGAACCGATCATCTCGGTGAACAACCTCCAGACGGCCTTCTTCACCGAGAAGGAGACCATCCGGGCGGTCGACGGCATCTCGTTCGAGATCCACCCCGGCGAGACGGTCGGAATCGTCGGCGAGTCCGGCTCGGGAAAGAGCGTCACCGCACGCTCGCTCATGGGACTGGTCGACTCGCCGGGGCGAGTGTTGCAGGGGAGTACGGTTCGGTTCAACCACCTGGACACCGTCCAGGCGTACGCCGAACAGTTCCCGGATCGAACCGCAGACATCGGACGGCTCTCCGAAACCTACGATCCCGAATCGGTCTTCGACCACCCGTCCGTCGAGGCGACGCCGGGCGAGTTCGGATTCGACCGGGAAGCCGACGTTCCCCTGGAGGTGCTGGTGGGAGCCGGCTTCACCGAGCCGTTCGACGGCGTCAGCGACGACGATTTCGTCTTCGTCGTCGACGGCGATCCGGAGACCCCAGCGTCGATCACGAACGGATTCGTCGAAATCACCAACCTGTCGGGCGAATCCCAGCGGCTCATGCGCGGCGGCCGGATCGCCATGATCTTCCAGGATCCGCTGACGAGTCTCAATCCCGTCTACACCGTCGGGAACCAGATCAAGGAGGCGCTCAAACTCCATCAGGGACTCACCGGAGAGGAGGCGACCCAGGAAGCGGCCAACCTGCTCGAAGCGGTCGGGATCCCAGACGCCCGCCGGCGCGTGACCGAGTATCCCCACCAGTTCTCGGGCGGCATGCGCCAGCGGGCCGTGATCGCGATGGCGCTGGCCTGCGAACCGGATATGCTCATCTGTGACGAACCGACGACGGCGCTCGACGTGACGATTCAGGCACAGATACTCGATTTACTCCGCGAGATCCAGGACGACCGCGACGTCGGAATCATGTTCATTACCCACGACATGGGCGTCATCGCCGACGTTACTGACCGGGTCAACGTCATGTACGCCGGCGAGATCGTCGAATCGGCGGACGTCGAGACGCTCTTCGCGGAGCCGAAGCATCCCTACACGAACGGCCTCCTTCGAGCGATCCCCGGAACCCAGACCGGCGATCGACTCGAGACGATCGAGGGGAACGTGCCGACGCCGAACGAGAAGGCGACGTACTGTCGGTTCCAGCCGCGCTGTCCGAAAGCGTTCGAGGAGTGCTCCGTCGTCCACCCGTCGTCCGTTCCGGTCGATACGGAGACCGACGATCACACGGCCGCTTGCCTGCTGTATCCCGAGGACATGTCCACCGAGCGTGCGGTCAACCTGCACCAGCAGCACGGATACGCCACCGACGATTCCGGCACGAGCGGCGGAGGTGAGTACGAATGA